TACCGCTCCTTAGTCCTGCCGACCCATAGAACACGAAACCGCCGCCTCACGTTATACCGCCCTAAATCTCAATACGCGGGGCATCCAGCCAGAGCTTCTCAATGGTATAGAACTTCCTCGTTTCATCCTCGAATACATGTACAATCACATCACCGAAGTCCATCAGGATCCACTGACTGTTCCTGTATCCTTCCACACCCGCCGGACGAAACCCCTGAGAACGGAGCCGTTCCTCTATATGATCAACTATTGCCCTAACCTGAGTTGTGCTCTCACCGGAACATACGACAAAGTAATCGGTGATAATAGAGATCTCCTTCAGCTCAAGTACGGTAACATCCTTTGCCTTTTTGTCCCTAACAGTTGATGCAATTATACGGACCTTCTCCAGACTGTCTAAGTCAATCACCACCTTTCCACCCGGGCTTTCAGACGGACCCACTGTAAAGCCCTTTAGAAATTATATAAAATTCAACTGATTCAGGCAACAAATATTTTATGCTTCGCCCTGATTTCATTCTTCTCCTTATATCCGATGCCGATATTTCAAGCTGTGAACACTGTACATAAACAGCAAGACTTCCACTTACAAGTTTAAATATACCTTCTCCTTCACTGCTCTCAAGGGTACCTCCAATGAAGGGAGATTGCAGGATATCCTTAACACTGTAACCAGGCCTGTTAACAATGACAAAATCCGTTAATGCAACAAGCCTTTCAGGTTCATGCCAGCCGGGGATATCAAGGAATGCATCAGCCCCGAGGATAAAAAGGGGCTTCCTCCCGGGGTCGAGGTTCCTGTACTCGTCAAGGGTATCCACGGTAAATGACCGCCCCTGCCTTCTGCATTCAAGATCGGAGACCTCAAAGTAAGTATTTCCCCTTATGGCCTCCTTCACCATACTGAACCTGTGGGTTGAGCCGGCAAGGTCTTCAGTCTTCAAAGGAGGAATGTTGGAAGGAAGAAAGATTACTCTCCTTAGGCCTAACCTCTCCCTGACTTCTTCAGCTACCCTGAGATGGCCAAAATGTATCGGGTTAAAAGTCCCTCCAAACAGGGCGGTTCTTTCTTCCAGGACAATGGATAATCTCTTCAGTGTTCCTCTTTCCTGCGTTTTATATGCTCCTTGTAATTGCAGTAACCCGGCAATAAATATAATTTGTCATGCCCCGAAAACTCTCGGGGTATCATTTCAGGGATGACAATTGTGACACCGTTTGTTCACGGGAATAACGGTTATACAAGGTTTACAGTCTTTAATTACCGAACTAATAATTGCAATTATTATAACTAATTTCCGCCTTAAAACAAAAGATCCCGTAATACTTCACACTTTATTAAATTTGACTCTTTCGTGTTTTAGTTGAAGACAGGCTTAAAATTCAACTTAACATTAACCACAACGCACAATGTCATTCCCCGAAAGCGTTCGGGGAATCGTTCTTTAAGAAGGATTCCCGAGACCCGAATGCGTTCGGGATTGCGGGAATGACTAATAAACGTCAAGCTCTCCGACCAAAGGTCGGGGCTTTCGGCAAGGTGCATTGTAAACACGGGTAGAAAAGAGCAGCATGATTGAAGCTGAAGGGTTTTGAATTTTGCATCAGATTCACCGGGAAGGTGAATTGCAAAATTCCCTCGGAAGCGGGCGGAATGCCCGCTGAGAATGACTGAAGATTCCATCATGTTGGTCCTTAACGTTACTTGCCGCTATACCCGGGGTCTTTTTATAACGGGATTTTACCCGTCGATCAGGTCTTCATTTATGTTAAAACCGTACTTCTTAAGCTTACGCACTACGGTAGAATGATCAACTCCCAGTAAACGGGCAGCTTCCCTTGTAGTCTTTTTTATGGATAAGACATGGGCCAGGAGCTTTTTTTCAACCATGGCACGGGCCTGTTCTAAAGGCATTATGCCTTTAACCTGAATCATGGAACTGTCACTTGTCTCCTGCTGATAGATATTGTGGGGTAAATGGTATGGCTGAAGCACCTCTTCATCACTTATGATAACCATCCGCTCAATTACATTTTGCAATTCCCGGACATTGCCCGGCCAGTGATAGGATTCCATAAACTGTATGATTTCGGGAGAAAAGGTCTTGGACTGATTAAACTTGTTATTATAATTCCGCACAAAGTGCCAGGCCAGCGGAAAGATATCCTCCCTCCGGGTCCTGAGAGGAGGAATTTCAATAGGCACCACATAAAGACGGTAGAACAAGTCTTCACGGAAATCACCGTCTTTCACCATTTTCTTCAGGTTTTTGTTTGTGGCTGCCAGGATACGTACATTCAGCTTAACAGGGCTCACACCTCCGACCCGCATGATTTCAAAATCTTCGATAACCTTAAGAAGTTTCACCTGACAACTGAGGGGTAACTCACCTATTTCATCGAGGAAAATCACGCCCTGATTGGCAAGTTCGAATAGTCCCGGCTTACCTTCCCTGGAGGCATTGGTAAACGCCCCTCTCACATAACCAAAAAGCTCGGTTTCAAACAGGTTCTCGGGAATTGCTCCACAATTAACGGGAATAAACGGACCACATCTGCGGGCGCTCAGCCGGTGGATAAGCCGGGCCATCACCTCCTTGCCCGTACCGCTCTCCCCTTCCAACAATACCGTCGTATCAACCTGGGCCACCCTGGCGATAAGGTCTAAAACCCCCCGCATAATCCGGTTTTCAGCTATAATCTCACCTCCGGTAATCTGCAAAATACGTGCATCCTCGGGAGTTGACAGGTACATGGCCATCAGGCGGGATACCTCATCCTTGAGTAGTTGCAGTTCCGTAATATCCCGGATATGAATAATAGTTTGTGCAATGTTTCCCTGAGACATTACAGGTGTGCCTGTTACGTAAATTTCATTACCCTGTTTAAGTTTGCCCATACTGGTGATACTCTTCTTCAGCTGCTGTACCAACCGGACAACCTCCTGGATGGTGTGCAAACAAACATGGGTTTCACCGTCGATCTCTTCCACTTTTCTGTTTAAAATGGATTCTCCTTTGAGCCCTGTTATCCTGCTGAAACTGCTGTTGACCTTGGCAATACGGCAATTTTCAAGAATAATGATACCGTCATAGAAGCTCTCCATTACCGATTCCAGTGTCTGGGGCATATCTAAAGAAGAAGCCGGAGCTGTAATGTTTATCTGCGAATCGGTTGATTCGTCAAAAAGATACATTCTGCCGGCAAGTTTTCCATTACACTGAAAAGGCGCTTTGTATAAGATTAGCTCTTTATCCAGAAGTTTCTGTTTTGTGAAATTCGCACCATTGTTATTCCCGTTTAAAAAACAACCGACCTGTGAGTCGGCAGGTTTCCCAAGTGCACTCTTTGCTTTAATCCCGAGAATATCTTCAGCCTTCCCGTTAATGAACACAATCCTTC
This bacterium BMS3Abin08 DNA region includes the following protein-coding sequences:
- the rsfS gene encoding ribosomal silencing factor RsfS, which codes for MGPSESPGGKVVIDLDSLEKVRIIASTVRDKKAKDVTVLELKEISIITDYFVVCSGESTTQVRAIVDHIEERLRSQGFRPAGVEGYRNSQWILMDFGDVIVHVFEDETRKFYTIEKLWLDAPRIEI
- the nadD gene encoding nicotinate-nucleotide adenylyltransferase; this translates as MVKEAIRGNTYFEVSDLECRRQGRSFTVDTLDEYRNLDPGRKPLFILGADAFLDIPGWHEPERLVALTDFVIVNRPGYSVKDILQSPFIGGTLESSEGEGIFKLVSGSLAVYVQCSQLEISASDIRRRMKSGRSIKYLLPESVEFYIISKGLYSGSV
- a CDS encoding limonene hydroxylase gives rise to the protein MAFFKSFDMTVLPDIVEGATCGLVLTDVEGRIVFINGKAEDILGIKAKSALGKPADSQVGCFLNGNNNGANFTKQKLLDKELILYKAPFQCNGKLAGRMYLFDESTDSQINITAPASSLDMPQTLESVMESFYDGIIILENCRIAKVNSSFSRITGLKGESILNRKVEEIDGETHVCLHTIQEVVRLVQQLKKSITSMGKLKQGNEIYVTGTPVMSQGNIAQTIIHIRDITELQLLKDEVSRLMAMYLSTPEDARILQITGGEIIAENRIMRGVLDLIARVAQVDTTVLLEGESGTGKEVMARLIHRLSARRCGPFIPVNCGAIPENLFETELFGYVRGAFTNASREGKPGLFELANQGVIFLDEIGELPLSCQVKLLKVIEDFEIMRVGGVSPVKLNVRILAATNKNLKKMVKDGDFREDLFYRLYVVPIEIPPLRTRREDIFPLAWHFVRNYNNKFNQSKTFSPEIIQFMESYHWPGNVRELQNVIERMVIISDEEVLQPYHLPHNIYQQETSDSSMIQVKGIMPLEQARAMVEKKLLAHVLSIKKTTREAARLLGVDHSTVVRKLKKYGFNINEDLIDG